A DNA window from Streptomyces canus contains the following coding sequences:
- a CDS encoding nucleotidyltransferase domain-containing protein, giving the protein MDPIDTARAVVDEHHPDARAAFLGGSVVTGRRTAMSDLDIVVLLHGAPAPYRASFRHDDWPVELFVHTEASWYAYVEREVRKRRSPLLWMCADGLLLFDTDGVGARLAAEARKLTAAGPPTASAEEIDDRRYAITDLLDDLSGSSDQGERLFIATELARRTGELALVMGGSWGGGGKWMARRLESTAPGLSMRLHHAVREVLDGRIEPLVDVVDERLGQSGGRLWDGYKRGGVEP; this is encoded by the coding sequence ATGGACCCGATTGACACTGCGCGTGCCGTTGTGGACGAACATCACCCTGACGCTCGGGCGGCGTTCTTGGGAGGCAGCGTCGTGACGGGCCGTCGTACGGCGATGTCTGATCTCGACATCGTGGTGCTGCTCCATGGCGCCCCGGCCCCCTACCGGGCAAGCTTCCGGCACGATGACTGGCCGGTGGAGCTGTTCGTGCACACCGAGGCGAGTTGGTACGCGTACGTCGAGCGGGAAGTACGCAAGCGCCGGTCACCGCTGCTCTGGATGTGTGCCGACGGGCTGCTGCTCTTCGACACCGATGGAGTCGGCGCGCGCCTCGCTGCTGAGGCCCGGAAGCTGACTGCCGCGGGCCCGCCCACCGCGTCGGCCGAAGAGATCGATGACCGCCGCTACGCGATCACCGACCTCCTCGACGACCTCTCGGGAAGCTCCGACCAGGGGGAGCGGCTGTTCATTGCCACCGAACTGGCGCGGCGAACTGGCGAGTTGGCGCTGGTCATGGGCGGGTCTTGGGGTGGAGGCGGGAAGTGGATGGCACGGCGTCTTGAATCCACGGCACCAGGGCTCAGCATGCGCCTGCATCACGCTGTCCGTGAGGTGCTGGACGGTCGGATCGAGCCCCTCGTCGACGTGGTGGACGAGAGGCTGGGGCAGTCTGGTGGTCGGTTGTGGGATGGCTACAAGCGCGGCGGCGTAGAG